The following coding sequences are from one Schizosaccharomyces osmophilus chromosome 1, complete sequence window:
- a CDS encoding rRNA processing protein Rrp12-like has translation MSKSENFERMLKVIRSHTKGKLENQRQPALLLCSIEKYIAQKKLELSPVVYMSALTALIMQSDKLDYSAVYLLSVVLPAVPEKERLTHAKILESHLVPYLKEQDTEAPTIRCILLCIQEFLFAILAQDITLHSDSLELSLEVLLEYSIDSRPKIRKCAIQALQGVSEKSEVSSSFLTSRIIVLCSRVFRELNESPSSDKANVSTSIHCMQLLDEFVDFQHVSGTDLGTTTGSLVSILQSDIASSEFVVQKATSLLADLLSKRIDAIPDAFVVDQTDKMLQSWGRAPLIAILFSTTFAKRSQSKGIKKLTHLFDLLLESALDDTDSNESKYGFLIEEDSNLVENCLTSTLSNKSIALHVITHVTGKISKLIGSARSLRPKRTYIVNICCAFLTLFMKAARKEHMSMLFDTFKDIARVINQWKTPTSKEVKQLFKVSFEKLGVEETITSLTPKSELSKFQRYSWLKDVLLDTKNNDFSGFSNVFMPVIESGTPQWWSVLPAFCSSVDDPNALSEEVLKNMASTVYQHERYREPIVKSFISLSKVSSVHSILSENAVNIIGVLGNILASMPPAHTLAPCVIDAMVSIYSVSADKQSQIIKMLIDSAPLSDANLGNKAIVNAFPALLNIAPSDTWKPFLPHLVKLFNQKPPKDSQSETSSLNFGAGFAYRVLNACLSNPNMVETVSPFVGNLVESLVDVGASIQSNSKFTTLERFKTWKLLLGLIPKDDLHLMSPLISETALASKDHMADVRANAYELLVEMGNIMKKGGKINRSRIQGADSNDVTVQASLKEYFTMVSAGLFESTPTLTTCTILSLTRLYYEFKDEIDESITDSLMELVELNLSSSNQEVARTAVGFVKMIITVSSKATIERFLDSLMPSIFRWLKEHNAFVKIKAKQLLDRMLRVFTFSELSKYTHDAADKKWLERILQVRNSRAERKVEVKDEEGESEADEMDLDVDINDNDVPSNKAENKKKDNRQRVPNKRDFGNKRENKWNNRENKFSSRAAPNKRQRKQV, from the exons atgtcAAAATCCGAAAACTTTGAGCGTATGCTGAAAGTGATTCGATCTCATACCAAGGGTAAATTAGAGAATCAACGACAGCCGGCTCTATTGCTATGttcaattgaaaagtaCATAGCTCAGAAAAAGCTTGAACTTTCTCCAGTCGTGTACATGTCAGCTTTGACTGCCCTTATAATGCAAAGCGATAAACTAGACTACTCTgctgtttatttattatcaGTTGTACTTCCAGCTGTTCCCGAAAAGGAGAGACTCACTCACGCCAAAATACTAGAATCGCATCTTGTTCCTTATTTGAAAGAGCAAGACACTGAAGCTCCGACTATTCGCTGTATTTTGTTATGCATACAGGAATTCTTATTTGCTATTTTGGCTCAAGATATCACTTTACATTCTGATTCCCTTGAATTGTCATTGGAAGTACTGTTGGAATATTCAATTGATTCCCGGCCGAAAATTCGTAAATGCGCTATCCAAGCTTTACAGGGAGTTTCTGAGAAAAGCGAggtttcttcatctttcttGACATCTCGTATCATTGTTCTATGTTCTCGAGTTTTCCGTGAATTAAATGAGTCCCCTTCTTCCGATAAAGCAAACGTTTCAACTTCTATTCATTGCATGCAGCTATTGGATgaatttgttgattttCAACATGTGAGCGGTACCGATCTTGGAACTACTACCGGTTCCTTGGTTTCCATTTTGCAATCCGATATAGCTTCTTCAGAGTTCGTTGTTCAGAAAGCTACTTCATTGCTCGCTGATCTTCTTTCGAAACGAATCGATGCTATACCCGATGCGTTTGTAGTTGATCAAACTGACAAAATGCTTCAATCTTGGGGAAGAGCTCCATTGATTGCTATTTTGTTCAGCACTACATTTGCTAAAAGAAGCCAATCCAAGGGGATAAAAAAGCTTACCCATTTATTTGATCTTTTGTTAGAATCTGCGTTGGATGATACTGATAGCAATGAGTCCAAATATGGATTTCTTATTGAGGAAGACAGCAATCTGGTTGAAAATTGTTTGACTAGTACATTGTCAAACAAATCTATTGCTTTACATGTAATTACACATGTGACAGGAAAGATTTCAAAGCTGATTGGATCCGCTCGTTCGTTACGTCCAAAGCGTACATATATAGTTAATATCTGTTGTGCGTTCCTTACATTGTTCATGAAGGCGGCGCGTAAGGAGCATATGAGCATGTTGTTTGATACCTTTAAAGACATTGCCCGTGTAATAAACCAATGGAAGACTCCAAcatcaaaagaagtaaagCAGCTATTCAAGgtatcttttgaaaaattagGTGTTGAGGAAACTATAACATCGTTAACACCTAAAAGTgagctttcaaaattccaaCGATATTCTTGGCTGAAGGATGTTTTACTTGATACCAAAAATAATGACTTTTCAGGGTTTTCTAATGTCTTTATGCCGGTCATTGAGTCAGGTACTCCTCAGTGGTGGTCAGTACTTCCCGCTTTTTGTTCGTCTGTAGACGATCCTAATGCTTTGAGTGAGGAAGTATTGAAGAATATGGCTTCTACTGTATACCAGCATGAAAGATATCGTGAACCTATTGTTAAATCATTCATTTCGCTATCCAAGGTTTCTTCAGTTCACTCCATACTTTCAGAAAATGCCGTGAATATAATTGGTGTACTTGGTAACATCCTTGCATCTATGCCTCCTGCCCATACGCTAGCACCATGTGTTATTGATGCTATGGTCTCTATATATTCTGTTTCTGCAGACAAGCAATCTCAAATTATAAAGATGCTCATCGATTCTGCTCCTTTAAGTGATGCGAATTTAGGTAACAAGGCAATTGTCAATGCATTCCCTGCTTTGCTCAATATTGCTCCAAGTGACACTTGGAAACCTTTCTTGCCTCATTTggtaaagcttttcaatCAGAAACCCCCGAAGGATTCTCAAAGCGAAACGTCCTCTCTAAATTTTGGAGCTGGATTTGCTTACAGGGTGTTGAATGCTTGTCtttcaaatccaaatatGGTGGAGACTGTATCACCCTTCGTTGGTAATTTGGTTGAATCATTAGTTGACGTCGGCGCCAGTATTCAGTCCAACTCCAAATTTACTACTCTTGAAAGGTTTAAGACTTGGAAGCTCCTCTTAGGTTTAATACCCAAAGATGATTTACATTTAATGTCTCCTCTGATTTCGGAAACGGCACTAGCATCTAAGGATCATATGGCTGATGTACGTGCTAACGCGTACGAATTGCTTGTTGAAATGGGAAATATTATGAAGAAAGGTGGTAAAATTAATCGTTCACGTATTCAAGGGGCCGATTCAAATGATGTGACGGTTCAAGCCTCTCTAAAAGAATACTTCACGATGGTATCTGCCGGTCTTTTTGAGTCAACGCCCACTTTAACTACATGtacaattctttctttaacaAGACTTTATTACGAATTTAAAG atgaaattgatgaatCCATCACCGACTCTTTGATGGAGCTCGTCGAATTAAATTTGTCATCAAGCAATCAAGAAGTTGCGCGTACTGCTGTGGGATTCGTCAAAATGATTATTACAGTAAGTTCTAAGGCAACAATAGAGcgatttttggattctttaaTGCCTTCAATTTTCCGATGGCTTAAAGAGCACAatgcttttgtaaaaattaaagCGAAACAATTGCTTGATAGAATGTTGAGAGTATTCACCTTCAGTGAACTCTCTAAGTATACGCACGATGCTGCTGATAAAAAATGGTTGGAACGGATTTTGCAGGTTCGAAATTCACGagcagaaagaaaagttgaagTCAAGGATGAAGAAGGTGAAAGTGAAGCTGATGAGATGGATTTGGATGTTGACATTAACGACAACGATGTGCCATCTAATAAagcagaaaacaaaaagaaagacaacCGCCAAAGGGTCCCCAACAAAAGAG ATTTTGGGAACAAAAGGGAAAACAAGTGGAACAATAGAGAGAACAAGTTCAGCTCAAGAGCAGCtccaaataaaagacaaagaaagcaGGTATAG
- the msp1 gene encoding mitochondrial dynamin family fusion GTPase Msp1 has product MRFEQYLSKICFKLGSPTRYPRYRTGLRRPNLHFQSPSLLSLSGFHPFRAYSIFKGPGALKGNSLSTVNIPRFLSFSSIPKAFFRSLRLPVAGFSLVAGGIAYVGAQVQRASDYTKDVFDRAFNVVDSAWDKTREVVNDATAINLPEIHMPEWMEKILRLDEESVEKRRQMQLRKGQEKKNQAGESGNESSGSGNDDNPAGVVVGLTGVVASNLTTDEESSYDKLNEDEKQRLAQESKDDRMMIFTKKMIEIRNILHDIQDDNSHITLPSIVVIGSQSSGKSSVLEAIVGHEFLPKGSNMVTRRPIELTLVHSKETTTPYCEFNGFQLGQITDFTKVQQVLTDMNMAIPPHRGVDDDPIRLTICASHIPNLSLIDLPGYIQIHSSDQPVDLDDKIANLCDKYIQEPNIILAVCAADVDLANSTALKASRRVDPLGLRTIGVITKMDLIPPEKAVSILRNEHYPLHYGYIGVISKVPQLSMWSRNQNLTDIVSSRERSYFSAHPEFRDLPVLPMLGIQNLRKNLIHVLEYTMSKNLQYTADSIRSELDDCSYQYKVQYNDRLLTAESYIAENLDVLKAAFKELSQKLDKNEVRALLKESLNEKTLDLLAERYWVDESILDWTKQSKTVDEHWQYKLDSCVSLLTRMGLGRVSTLQVTELLSRKVEEIAKQSPFGEHPGALQYILNATQDILRRRYHNTSEQVENCVKPYKFEVEIDDEEWKISRSEAQALIQKELSMCQNAEEKIRKVLGSKRLSQVLDFLDSQAKSSEPLPVAHSAILLDQGRLMQYLQMREDILKLRLSTLKSKTCKLKESKYLCPEVFLNAVSNKLINTAVLFINIELLSEFYYQFPRELDQRLIHSLTSDQLASFVDENPRLKSQIQLQHKKQALELALLKINSLAMLERQTDSD; this is encoded by the coding sequence ATGCGATTTGAACAATACCTTTCTAAGATCTGCTTCAAGCTAGGAAGTCCTACCCGATATCCTCGATATAGAACGGGACTGCGGAGACCAAATTTACATTTTCAGTCACCAAGCTTATTATCACTTTCTGgatttcatccatttcGCGCATATAGTATCTTTAAAGGACCTGGAGCCTTGAAAGGCAACTCCCTTTCTACCGTAAATATACCTCGATTTCTGTCTTTTTCGTCGATCCCGAAAGCTTTTTTCCGCTCTTTACGACTTCCAGTTGCTGGATTTTCTCTAGTCGCTGGCGGTATTGCTTATGTTGGTGCTCAGGTACAGCGCGCCTCTGATTATACAAAAGATGTTTTTGACAGAGCATTTAACGTTGTAGATTCTGCTTGGGATAAAACGAGAGAAGTGGTCAATGACGCTACGGCCATAAACTTGCCTGAAATCCATATGCCAGAATGGATGGAAAAGATTCTTCGTCTTGACGAAGAGAGTGTCGAGAAACGTCGCCAAATGCAGTTACGGAAAggtcaagaaaaaaaaaaccaagcAGGAGAAAGCGGAAATGAGTCAAGTGGTTCTGGAAATGATGACAATCCTGCGGGTGTTGTGGTCGGTCTCACTGGGGTTGTTGCTTCCAATCTGACAActgatgaagaaagcaGTTATGACAAATTAAACGAAGacgaaaagcaaaggtTAGCGCAAGAATCTAAAGATGACCGTATGATGATTTTCACAAAAAAGATGATCGAAATCCGAAATATTTTACATGACATTCAAGATGATAATAGCCATATTACACTTCCAAGCATTGTTGTTATAGGTTCACAAAGTAGTGGAAAAAGCAGTGTTTTAGAAGCGATTGTGGGGCACGAGTTTTTGCCCAAAGGTTCTAATATGGTAACAAGAAGACCCATTGAGCTTACATTAGTTCATTCCAAAGAAACCACGACTCCTTATTGCGAATTCAATGGCTTTCAACTTGGACAAATTACTGATTTCACAAAAGTTCAGCAGGTTTTGACGGATATGAACATGGCTATACCTCCTCATCGAGGAGTGGACGACGACCCAATTCGTCTTACCATTTGTGCTTCCCATATCCCAAACCTTTCACTTATTGATCTACCCGGCTATATCCAAATCCATTCGTCTGATCAACCAGTTGATTTAGACGATAAGATTGCTAACTTGTGCGACAAATATATCCAAGAACCAAATATCATTTTGGCGGTTTGCGCAGCAGACGTTGACCTTGCAAATTCAACTGCCTTGAAAGCGAGCCGACGTGTAGATCCTTTAGGTCTGCGAACAATCGGTGTCATAACAAAGATGGATCTAATTCCTCCCGAGAAAGCTGTTTCTATTTTACGTAACGAGCATTATCCATTGCACTATGGGTACATTGGTGTCATATCCAAAGTTCCCCAGTTGAGTATGTGGTCGCGGAATCAAAATTTAACGGATATCGTGAGCTCTCGAGAAAGGTCTTATTTTTCTGCTCATCCTGAATTTCGCGATCTTCCGGTTCTGCCTATGTTAGGAATCCAAAATCTTCGCAAAAACTTGATTCATGTACTTGAGTACACAATGTCAAAGAATTTACAGTACACTGCTGACTCCATACGGTCAGAATTGGATGATTGTAGTTACCAATATAAAGTTCAATATAATGATCGTCTTTTAACTGCGGAATCTTACATTGCCGAAAACCTTGATGTTTTGAAGGCTGCATTTAAGGAACTGTCACAGAAACTTgataaaaatgaagttcGTGCGTTGCTTAAAGAAAGTCTAAACGAAAAGACTCTGGACTTGTTGGCTGAAAGATATTGGGTGGACGAAAGCATCCTAGATTGGACCAAGCAATCCAAAACAGTCGATGAACATTGGCAGTATAAATTGGATAGTTGTGTCTCCCTATTGACACGTATGGGTTTGGGTAGGGTATCTACGTTGCAGGTTACAGAGTTATTATCAAGAAAGGTTGAGGAGATTGCTAAACAGAGTCCCTTTGGAGAGCATCCTGGTGCCTTGCAGTATATTTTAAATGCTACTCAGGACATTCTACGAAGAAGATATCATAATACCTCCGAACAGGTAGAAAATTGTGTGAAGCCATATAAATTCGAAGTTGAAATAGATGACGAAGAATGGAAAATCAGTCGCTCAGAAGCCCAGGCACTGATACAGAAAGAACTTAGCATGTGCCAAAATGcagaagagaaaataagaaaggTGCTAGGCTCTAAAAGACTGTCACAAGTACTTGACTTTTTAGATTCACAAGCAAAATCTTCTGAGCCATTACCGGTTGCTCATAGCGCGATATTGTTGGATCAGGGTCGATTGATGCAGTACTTGCAAATGCGAGAAGATATTTTGAAGCTACGTCTTTCGACTTTGAAGTCCAAAACGTGTAAGTTGAAAGAGTCAAAATACCTGTGTCCTGAAGTTTTCCTTAATGCTGTGTCGAATAAACTAATAAACACAGCtgtattatttattaatatcGAACTGCTTTCCGAATTCTATTATCAATTTCCTAGAGAATTAGATCAACGACTTATTCATTCTCTTACTTCTGATCAGTTGGCATCATTTGTGGACGAAAATCCTCGCCTGAAGTCTCAAATTCAGCTTcaacataaaaaacaagctttGGAATTGGCTCTGTTGAAAATCAATTCTCTCGCGATGCTTGAACGACAAACGGATAGTGATTAA
- the zfs1 gene encoding zf-CCCH tandem zinc finger protein, with protein sequence MVYSPMSRPQVPLTFRQWPPYDYKTDPLTIPRFPNNTPLQNQNTSSLPPTSSLLDTYGSSLLSKSANTLGNLKPANNTVLSPDETFPSTVMPQYRSMDVGTPRSPDADGWPWHLTTNNTQGYAWTQSFNPNASTNYLHTSSRNLNDYPSPISSLDSLPSKSSVGSSGLDFHTLPSSLNEDAKPTAYPMNMAGVQMGEASSQPSFNFAQNSVDRAFNPKPKLYYPSKSSTNVHNSKPVLSRQSYSSGSIPSIPLKSSLNTTLGTQPSTLSNQISPVVGAPVLNSSKFSASAPLPEQVSPEQLKQTQINNAANQRPRAATPGNNNNSTTSTGKRALYKTEPCKNWQTTGNCRYGNKCQFAHGDDELKEPPRHPKYKSEPCRSFMLYGYCPYGLRCCFLHDEQRFLNSQQNIQEAINTDIK encoded by the coding sequence atggtCTACTCTCCCATGTCTCGTCCCCAAGTACCGTTGACATTCCGTCAATGGCCGCCTTATGATTACAAAACTGATCCATTGACTATCCCTAGATTCCCAAACAATACTCCacttcaaaaccaaaacacTTCATCGTTACCTCCTACTTCTTCACTTTTGGACACATATGGCTCTTCCTTGCTTTCCAAATCGGCGAACACGCTAGGAAATTTAAAGCCTGCAAACAACACTGTCCTTTCTCCTGACGAAACTTTTCCCTCAACTGTGATGCCCCAGTATCGCTCTATGGACGTCGGTACTCCTAGATCTCCTGATGCCGATGGCTGGCCTTGGCACTTGACTACCAACAATACCCAGGGTTATGCTTGGACTCAATCCTTTAATCCGAATGCTTCTACAAATTATTTGCACACTTCTTCCCGTAATCTAAATGATTATCCTTCGCCTATTTCATCCTTAGACAGCCTTCCCTCTAAAAGTAGCGTGGGTAGTTCTGGTTTAGATTTTCATACTTTACCATCTAGTTTGAATGAGGATGCCAAGCCTACGGCATATCCCATGAACATGGCTGGCGTTCAAATGGGTGAAGCTTCTTCTCAGCCTTCGTTTAATTTTGCACAAAATTCTGTCGATCGTGCTTTCAATCCAAAGCCAAAGTTGTATTATCCTTCCAAGTCATCGACAAATGTTCATAACTCCAAACCCGTTTTATCAAGACAATCCTATTCTTCTGGGTCAATTCCGTCCATTCCCTTGAAGTCGAGTCTGAACACCACCCTCGGTACACAACCGTCAACTCTTTCAAACCAAATCTCGCCTGTCGTGGGCGCTCCTGTTCTTAACTcatcaaagttttcagCCTCTGCTCCCCTTCCAGAGCAAGTATCACCTGAGCAATTGAAGCAGACCCAGATCAACAATGCTGCTAATCAGCGTCCTCGTGCCGCCACTCCTGGAAATAACAACAATTCTACCACCTCTACTGGAAAACGTGCTTTGTACAAGACTGAGCCTTGCAAAAACTGGCAGACCACTGGTAATTGCCGCTACGGCAATAAATGTCAGTTTGCTCATGGTGACGATGAATTAAAGGAACCCCCTCGCCATCCCAAGTACAAGAGTGAGCCATGTCGCTCTTTTATGTTATACGGTTACTGTCCTTATGGTTTAAGGTGCTGTTTTTTGCACGATGAGCAGAGATTCTTAAACAGTCAACAGAATATTCAGGAAGCTATCAATACGGATATAAAATAA
- a CDS encoding PSP1 family protein: MDTVFVPNSQLNSLPPSNRQSSIMEPWNPVSSFASPSASSSQPVPSDSHPSASMDTSSPRFSAFPNQKSPSFAPGTSSISPFTSASSNSYTGFPSQPFSNPSLLENSVSRFHDSSPPSSSSSLSSPNQRGLYNHSSQLLSDELSFDPKGSIPPNELLSSTWSKGPSPNFSPSHDRYSSQTPTSLSKSQLANPSALPNPMRVSPNSTEKWNRLSLSESVSPSLSGQTQLFALQQQQQQQQQQQQQTASVQNSTPFPMQSVRPSTGDVYSSLSTGLSARRPSLNTDHHGRPIPATALRLPGRPSLNGAQISPNLQNVALNLSPRHPVAQAPLSADPTFASFDFLSDNSIWSKASASPSTKYNLSNTATPSQPADPAVPVPSSRLSGNNVPNLVSDRLDLANANGFTQRATRPWARHSASGTSRSSLFSPTTGRVPANLENHLAQLSLKQRSNSASFPSINNTRSPVAPEDLANDVNSLEEMASPNDLAENRFAWPRGQRRSSVTDAKNYRLVPPPLRSSFDVSTNPISMRPTLLSSNRVPSSAPPQTLHFANVPPLSAPLSDVLEADVDAPSSMAQANASATNLLLVEFKAGRTDVFVADAGHLTDVKHNSYVIVEADRGQDLGRVVAKDLSLVEAAAQLASLKEEQLAALQPAEGNSTYGAKSDSSISTTATGLHPKHIYRLAESREVDELASKYQDESQALLVCQAKVRQRKLPMEVLDGEYQWDRKKLTFYYHAKQRIDFRELVRDLFKVYKTRIWMCAVNEGNIPANDSAGASW, translated from the coding sequence ATGGATACAGTTTTTGTACCCAATTCTCAGTTGAATTCGCTTCCTCCTTCAAATCGCCAATCTTCCATCATGGAACCATGGAACCctgtttcttcctttgcttcCCCTTCTGCCTCCTCTTCGCAACCTGTGCCTTCTGATTCACACCCCTCCGCTTCAATGGATACTTCTTCTCCCCGCTTTTCGGCCTTtccaaaccaaaaaagccCTTCTTTCGCTCCGGGCACATCTTCCATATCTCCATTTACCTCTGCTTCATCCAATTCCTACACGGGGTTTCCCTCCCAGCCCTTTTCGAATCCATCCTTGTTGGAAAATTCTGTCTCCCGCTTTCATGATTCTTCTCCTccttcgtcttcttcttccctATCTTCCCCTAATCAGCGAGGTCTCTACAATCACTCCTCTCAGTTACTTTCAGATGAATTGTCTTTCGACCCAAAGGGTTCCATTCCTCCCAACGAGCTCCTCTCCTCTACTTGGTCAAAGGGTCCTTCTCCTAATTTTTCTCCTTCACATGATCGTTATTCCTCCCAGACCCCCACTTCTCTTTCTAAAAGTCAACTTGCCAACCCCTCTGCTTTGCCGAATCCCATGCGCGTTTCACCAAATAGTACTGAAAAGTGGAATCGTTTGTCCTTGTCGGAATCTGTTAGCCCCAGCCTTTCCGGTCAGACTCAATTGTTTGCTCTTCagcaacaacaacaacaacaacagcAACAGCAGCAACAAACCGCTTCTGTTCAAAATTCTACCCCATTTCCTATGCAGTCTGTCCGCCCTAGCACCGGTGATGTTTATTCTAGCTTGTCTACCGGTCTCTCTGCGCGCCGTCCAAGTTTGAACACTGATCATCACGGACGGCCCATACCCGCCACTGCTCTTCGGCTTCCTGGTCGACCATCTTTGAACGGCGCTCAGATTTCACCAAATTTGCAGAATGTCGCCCTAAACCTTTCTCCTCGTCATCCTGTGGCTCAGGCACCTTTGTCTGCGGATCCTACGTTTGCctcttttgattttttgagtGATAATTCTATTTGGTCAAAAGCCTCTGCATCTCCTTCAACCAAATACAATTTGTCAAATACTGCTACTCCCTCCCAGCCTGCGGATCCTGCAGTTCCAGTGCCTTCCTCCCGATTATCAGGCAATAACGTGCCTAATTTGGTGTCTGATCGATTGGACCTTGCCAATGCCAATGGTTTTACACAAAGAGCTACTCGTCCTTGGGCCCGGCATTCTGCCTCAGGCACTTCTCGCTCATCTCTTTTCTCACCAACCACTGGACGGGTTCCTGCGAATTTAGAAAATCACCTAGCCCAATTATCGTTGAAACAGAGAAGCAACAGCGCTAGCTTCCCTTCTATCAATAATACGAGATCTCCCGTTGCCCCTGAGGATTTAGCTAATGATGTTAATTCCCTTGAAGAGATGGCAAGTCCAAATGACTTGGCCGAGAATCGTTTTGCATGGCCCAGAGGACAAAGACGCTCTTCGGTTACTGATGCTAAAAACTATCGACTAGTGCCTCCTCCATTACgctcttcttttgatgTATCTACAAATCCCATTTCCATGCGTCCTACGTTGTTGTCATCAAATCGAGTTCCATCTTCGGCGCCTCCACAGACCCTGCATTTTGCAAATGTACCTCCGCTGTCAGCTCCTTTGTCTGACGTTTTGGAAGCGGATGTTGATGCACCATCTTCAATGGCTCAAGCAAACGCTTCAGCCACTAACTTACTTTTGGTTGAGTTTAAAGCCGGTCGCACAGATGTATTTGTCGCCGACGCAGGTCATTTGACCGATGTCAAACATAATAGTTATGTTATTGTAGAGGCGGATCGTGGCCAAGATCTGGGACGAGTTGTTGCAAAAGATTTGTCTCTTGTTGAAGCAGCAGCTCAATTAGCAAGTTTGAAAGAGGAACAATTAGCAGCTTTACAACCAGCTGAAGGTAACAGCACTTATGGTGCTAAAAGTGATAGCAGTATATCTACCACAGCTACAGGCTTGCATCCAAAGCACATTTATCGTTTAGCTGAATCCCGAGAAGTAGATGAACTTGCTTCCAAATACCAAGACGAATCACAAGCATTGTTGGTTTGTCAAGCTAAAGTACGACAAAGAAAGCTTCCCATGGAAGTTTTAGATGGAGAATACCAGTGGGATCGAAAGAAACTTACATTCTACTATCATGCAAAGCAACGTATTGATTTTCGCGAGCTCGTTCGTGATTTATTTAAAGTTTATAAAACTCGTATTTGGATGTGCGCTGTTAACGAAGGTAATATTCCTGCTAATGATTCCGCCGGAGCAAGTTGGTAA